From Micromonospora sp. NBC_01699, a single genomic window includes:
- a CDS encoding PQQ-dependent sugar dehydrogenase: MSPTPHRWSRLVVAATVVATTTALTLAAAPSAAQAVVIPPADYQQVVLATGSAEIGEAMSLAVLPNRSVVHTARNGTVRVTDAAGNTKVAGNIPVYTHDEEGLQGVAADPNFASNRFIYLYYSPTLTTPAGDAPTTGTAADFDRWKGHLRLSRFTLNADDTLNLGSERIMLQVNNDRGQCCHVGGDIDFDAAGNLYLSTGDDTNPFESNSYTPIDERTTRNPQFDAQRSSGNTNDLRGKVLRIKPQADGTYTVPAGNLFAPGTANTRPEIYAMGFRNPFRMSVDKPTGIVYLGDYGPDAGVGDANRGPGGQVEFNRITAPGNYGWPYCTGTNTTSETYNEYTFPSGPSQAKYNCATGPTNNSFRNTGQTTLPAAKPSWIRYGDAGSPPEFGGGSESPMGGPVYRYNASLNSPVKFPQSLDGQFFAGEYGRRWIKAIAVNANGTPGEISAFPWTGTQVMDMAFGPDGALYVLDYGTGSNNQALIRVEYIGGGNRSPVAVASATPTSGANPLTVRFSSAGSSDPEGGALSYLWTFGDGTTSTAANPTKVYTANGTYSPTLRVTDPTGLSGTASLVVTVGNTAPTVNLQLPADGQLFNFGDTVPFTVTAGDAEDGTVNCARVTVTYSLGHDSHAHQITSKTGCTGTITIPVDGEHDSAANIFGVFDATYTDNGGLTSRATKTLQPKHRQGEHFGAQSGIQTADHAAAEGGRTAGFVDNGDWISYQPYLLGNATQFTARVSSGGVGGTIEVRTGSATGTLLGSVAVAPTGGWETFTNVTANLSNAPTGTTSLYLVFKGVTGQGNLFDVDAFTFTTGTVATPAVLSLRARVNSQYVSADNSGAAPLIANRPAIGPWEQFDRLDAGNGNIALRAKANGLIVTASNGTAPLIANKTTIGTWETFTLVRNTDGSVSLRSLGNNQYVAAEGGGAQALIANRPAIGAWERFDLIGG; encoded by the coding sequence ATGTCCCCTACCCCCCATCGCTGGTCGCGCCTGGTCGTCGCGGCCACCGTCGTCGCCACGACCACCGCGCTCACCCTGGCCGCCGCGCCGAGCGCGGCCCAGGCCGTGGTGATCCCGCCCGCCGACTACCAGCAGGTCGTCCTCGCCACCGGCTCCGCCGAGATCGGCGAGGCCATGTCGCTGGCGGTGCTGCCGAACCGTTCAGTGGTGCACACCGCCCGCAACGGCACCGTCCGGGTCACCGACGCGGCCGGCAACACCAAGGTCGCCGGCAACATCCCGGTCTACACCCACGACGAGGAGGGGTTGCAGGGCGTCGCGGCGGACCCCAACTTCGCCAGCAACCGCTTCATCTACCTGTACTACTCCCCCACCCTCACCACCCCGGCCGGGGACGCCCCGACCACCGGTACGGCGGCCGACTTCGACCGCTGGAAGGGGCACCTGCGGCTGTCCCGGTTCACCCTGAACGCCGACGACACGCTGAACCTGGGCAGCGAGCGGATCATGCTCCAGGTCAACAACGACCGGGGTCAGTGCTGCCACGTCGGCGGTGACATCGACTTCGACGCCGCCGGCAACCTCTACCTGAGCACCGGTGACGACACCAACCCGTTCGAGTCGAACTCGTACACCCCGATCGACGAGCGGACCACCCGCAACCCGCAGTTCGACGCCCAGCGCTCCTCGGGCAACACCAACGACCTGCGTGGCAAGGTGCTGCGGATCAAGCCGCAGGCGGACGGGACGTACACCGTCCCGGCCGGCAACCTGTTCGCGCCGGGCACGGCCAACACCCGGCCGGAGATCTACGCGATGGGGTTCCGCAACCCGTTCCGGATGAGCGTCGACAAGCCCACCGGCATCGTCTACCTCGGTGACTACGGTCCGGACGCCGGTGTCGGCGACGCCAACCGGGGACCGGGCGGTCAGGTGGAGTTCAACCGGATCACCGCGCCGGGCAACTACGGCTGGCCGTACTGCACCGGTACGAACACCACGTCGGAGACGTACAACGAGTACACCTTCCCCTCGGGCCCGTCCCAGGCGAAGTACAACTGCGCCACCGGCCCGACCAACAACTCGTTCCGCAACACCGGCCAGACCACCCTGCCGGCCGCCAAGCCGAGCTGGATCAGGTACGGCGACGCCGGCTCCCCGCCGGAGTTCGGTGGCGGCTCGGAGTCGCCGATGGGCGGCCCGGTCTACCGGTACAACGCCTCGCTGAACTCCCCGGTCAAGTTCCCGCAGTCGCTCGACGGCCAGTTCTTCGCCGGCGAGTACGGCCGCCGCTGGATCAAGGCGATCGCGGTCAACGCCAACGGCACCCCCGGCGAGATCTCCGCCTTCCCGTGGACCGGTACCCAGGTGATGGACATGGCGTTCGGCCCGGACGGGGCGCTGTACGTGCTCGACTACGGCACCGGGTCGAACAACCAGGCGCTGATCCGGGTCGAGTACATCGGCGGCGGCAACCGCAGCCCGGTGGCGGTCGCCTCGGCCACCCCCACCTCCGGGGCGAACCCGCTGACCGTCCGGTTCTCCTCGGCCGGCAGCTCGGACCCGGAGGGCGGGGCGCTGTCGTACCTCTGGACCTTCGGCGACGGGACCACCTCGACCGCGGCGAACCCGACCAAGGTGTACACCGCGAACGGCACCTACTCGCCGACGTTGCGGGTCACCGACCCGACCGGGCTGTCCGGCACGGCCAGCCTGGTGGTGACGGTCGGCAACACCGCGCCGACGGTGAACCTGCAACTGCCGGCCGACGGCCAGCTGTTCAACTTCGGCGACACCGTGCCGTTCACGGTGACCGCCGGTGACGCCGAGGACGGCACGGTCAACTGTGCCCGGGTCACGGTGACGTACTCGCTGGGGCATGACAGCCACGCCCACCAGATCACCTCCAAGACCGGCTGCACCGGGACGATCACCATCCCGGTCGACGGTGAGCACGACTCGGCCGCGAACATCTTCGGGGTCTTCGACGCCACCTACACCGACAACGGCGGCCTCACCTCGCGCGCCACCAAGACGCTCCAGCCGAAGCACCGGCAGGGTGAGCACTTCGGCGCCCAGTCCGGCATCCAGACCGCCGACCACGCCGCCGCCGAGGGTGGCCGCACGGCCGGCTTCGTCGACAACGGCGACTGGATCTCGTACCAGCCGTACCTGCTGGGCAACGCCACCCAGTTCACCGCCCGGGTCTCCTCCGGCGGGGTCGGCGGCACCATCGAGGTGCGTACCGGCTCGGCCACCGGCACCCTGCTCGGTAGCGTCGCCGTCGCGCCGACCGGTGGCTGGGAGACGTTCACCAACGTGACCGCCAACCTGTCGAACGCGCCGACCGGCACCACCTCGCTCTACCTCGTGTTCAAGGGCGTGACCGGGCAGGGGAACCTGTTCGACGTCGACGCGTTCACCTTCACCACCGGCACCGTCGCCACACCCGCGGTGCTCAGTCTGCGGGCGCGGGTGAACAGCCAGTACGTCTCCGCCGACAACAGCGGTGCGGCACCCCTGATCGCGAACCGGCCGGCGATCGGCCCGTGGGAGCAGTTCGACCGGCTCGACGCCGGCAACGGCAACATCGCCCTGCGGGCGAAGGCCAACGGGCTCATCGTCACCGCGTCCAACGGCACCGCGCCGCTGATCGCCAACAAGACGACCATCGGCACCTGGGAGACCTTCACCCTGGTGCGCAACACCGACGGCAGCGTCAGCCTGCGCAGCCTCGGCAACAACCAGTACGTCGCCGCCGAGGGCGGTGGCGCCCAGGCACTGATCGCCAACCGTCCGGCGATCGGCGCCTGGGAACGCTTCGACCTGATCGGCGGCTGA
- a CDS encoding glycoside hydrolase family 99 protein, with protein sequence MHRISRWARFALAPLLLVAVGFAGAPGPTAQAAPPARATVPAQAPVQALAAPASNVHIFYYSWYGNPAVNGGYRHWQQGNHTPPQDIGADFYPTRGAYDSGDVATINQHMAWISQAGVGTIVYSWWGQGSYEDNLVARTLTAAAQYGIKVAWHLEPYSGRTAASTVADINYINSRYGSSPAFYRDAAHGNRAAFYVFESLRITDWAPLAQVRANNIVLAQTTDTSKVANFGGMYTYDGIAGATAPGWANAAAFCRANGLVWAPSVAPGYLDDRAVPGNTTPTLNRDNGAAYDRQWSNALGTPTPPDWVSITSFNEWHEGSTIEPASSTPPAGHGYLTYSGAYGLTGTAAQTAYLDRTRYWAERFNPGVPTSPVVSLRARVNSRYVTADNGGAAPLIANRTTVGPWEQFDRLDAGNGNIALRSRANGLIVSASNGTAPLIANKTAIGTWETFQLVRNTDGSVSLRSLGNNSYVAAENSGAAPLIANRAAIGAWERFDLIGG encoded by the coding sequence ATGCACCGGATCTCCCGCTGGGCGCGCTTCGCCCTGGCGCCCCTGCTGCTCGTCGCAGTCGGGTTCGCCGGCGCGCCCGGCCCGACCGCACAGGCGGCACCACCCGCGCGGGCCACCGTGCCCGCGCAAGCACCCGTCCAGGCACTCGCCGCGCCCGCGTCCAACGTCCACATCTTCTACTACTCCTGGTACGGCAACCCGGCCGTCAACGGCGGCTACCGGCACTGGCAGCAGGGCAACCACACCCCGCCGCAGGACATCGGGGCGGACTTCTACCCGACCCGGGGCGCGTACGACTCGGGTGACGTCGCCACGATCAACCAGCACATGGCCTGGATCAGCCAGGCCGGGGTGGGCACGATCGTCTACAGCTGGTGGGGGCAGGGCTCGTACGAGGACAACCTGGTTGCCCGTACCCTGACCGCCGCCGCCCAGTACGGCATCAAGGTCGCCTGGCACCTGGAGCCGTACAGCGGGCGGACCGCGGCCAGCACGGTCGCCGACATCAACTACATCAACTCCCGGTACGGGTCGAGCCCGGCCTTCTACCGGGACGCCGCGCACGGCAACCGGGCGGCGTTCTACGTCTTCGAGAGCCTGCGGATCACCGACTGGGCCCCGCTGGCCCAGGTGCGGGCGAACAACATCGTGCTGGCCCAGACCACCGACACCTCGAAGGTGGCCAACTTCGGCGGCATGTACACCTATGACGGGATCGCCGGGGCGACCGCACCGGGCTGGGCGAACGCCGCGGCGTTCTGCCGGGCGAACGGGCTGGTCTGGGCACCGTCGGTGGCGCCCGGTTACCTGGACGACCGGGCGGTGCCGGGCAACACCACACCCACCCTGAACCGGGACAACGGCGCCGCGTACGACCGCCAGTGGAGCAACGCGCTGGGTACGCCGACGCCGCCGGACTGGGTGTCGATCACCTCGTTCAACGAGTGGCACGAGGGTTCGACGATCGAGCCGGCGAGTTCCACCCCGCCGGCCGGTCACGGCTACCTGACCTACTCGGGTGCGTACGGGCTGACCGGGACGGCGGCGCAGACCGCGTACCTGGACCGGACCCGCTACTGGGCGGAGCGGTTCAACCCGGGCGTGCCGACGAGCCCGGTGGTGAGTCTGCGGGCCCGGGTCAACAGCCGGTACGTGACCGCCGACAACGGCGGTGCCGCGCCCCTGATCGCCAACCGGACCACTGTCGGCCCGTGGGAGCAGTTCGACCGGCTCGACGCCGGCAACGGCAACATCGCACTGCGGTCGAGGGCCAACGGACTCATCGTCAGCGCGTCCAACGGGACCGCGCCCCTGATCGCCAACAAAACCGCCATCGGTACCTGGGAAACATTCCAACTCGTCCGCAACACCGA
- a CDS encoding ThuA domain-containing protein: protein MRIRALSTVLSLALVATAALVGVTPPAASAAPLTKVLVFSKTAGFRHSSIPNGIAAIQTLGAANGFTVTATEDAGQFTTANLAQYQAVVWLSTTGDVLDATQQTAFQSYIAAGGGYVGVHAAADTEYDWAWYGGLVGGYFASHPATQQATVRTEDRSNVSTAHLPQSWTRTDEWYNYRANPRANVKVLSNLDESSYSGGSMAGDHPITWCQSYGGGRSWYTGLGHTEQTYTEANFTRMLLGGIQIAAGSKPADCRPEVGYTALFDGSQASLNQWRQAGPGGFTLADGTLTSVGGMGLLWYPVRTFANYSLKLDWMMPGDDNGGVFIGFPDPQGDPWQPVDTGHEIQIDATDADPSRTTGSVYSLKAPDTAARAAALNPPGSWNTYEIGVHGQRVEIWLNGVKINDYTSTRNIANGYIGVQNDGAGMDINYRNIRIKAEGGNPPQPTADLAQGKPTSASSVEAGSPHVAANAVDNNPATRWGSLSADPQWISVDLGATYNLNRVRLNWETAYGRAYQIQTSANNSTWTTVHSTTTSDGGVDDVTLTGTGRYVRVYGTQRATAWGYSLWDLNVYGTPVTGTPSLLSAGRPTAASTVETGSGHVAGNAVDGNPATRWGSAYADPQWISVDLGASRSISRVRLNWEAAYGRAYQIQTSPDGTTWTTVHSTTASDGGVDDVTLTGTGRYVRVYGTQRALTPYGYSLWEFEVYGA, encoded by the coding sequence ATGCGCATCCGTGCGCTCTCCACGGTCCTCAGCCTCGCCCTGGTGGCGACGGCCGCCCTGGTCGGGGTGACCCCACCGGCGGCGTCGGCGGCACCGCTGACCAAGGTGCTGGTCTTCTCCAAGACCGCCGGCTTCCGGCACTCGTCCATCCCGAACGGCATCGCCGCCATCCAGACGCTCGGCGCGGCGAACGGCTTCACGGTCACCGCGACCGAGGACGCCGGTCAGTTCACCACCGCCAACCTGGCCCAGTACCAGGCGGTGGTCTGGCTCTCCACCACCGGCGACGTGCTCGACGCCACCCAGCAGACCGCGTTCCAGTCGTACATCGCCGCCGGTGGCGGGTACGTCGGGGTACACGCCGCCGCCGACACCGAGTACGACTGGGCCTGGTACGGCGGACTGGTCGGCGGCTACTTCGCCTCGCACCCGGCCACCCAGCAGGCGACCGTACGCACCGAGGACCGGTCGAACGTCTCGACCGCGCACCTGCCGCAGAGCTGGACCCGCACCGACGAGTGGTACAACTACCGCGCCAACCCTCGGGCCAACGTCAAAGTGCTGTCCAACCTGGACGAGTCGTCGTACAGCGGCGGGTCGATGGCCGGGGACCACCCGATCACCTGGTGCCAGAGCTACGGCGGCGGGCGGTCCTGGTACACCGGTCTGGGGCACACCGAGCAGACGTACACCGAGGCGAACTTCACCCGGATGCTGCTCGGCGGGATCCAGATCGCGGCCGGGTCCAAGCCGGCCGACTGCCGTCCCGAGGTCGGCTACACCGCGCTGTTCGACGGCAGCCAGGCCAGCCTGAACCAGTGGCGCCAGGCGGGTCCGGGCGGCTTCACCCTGGCCGACGGCACGCTCACCTCGGTCGGCGGGATGGGGCTGCTCTGGTACCCGGTCCGGACGTTCGCGAACTACTCGCTGAAGCTCGACTGGATGATGCCCGGCGACGACAACGGCGGCGTCTTCATCGGCTTCCCCGACCCGCAGGGCGACCCGTGGCAGCCGGTCGACACCGGTCACGAGATCCAGATCGACGCGACCGACGCCGACCCGTCGCGCACCACCGGCAGCGTCTACAGCCTGAAGGCGCCGGACACCGCCGCGCGGGCCGCCGCGCTGAACCCGCCGGGGTCGTGGAACACGTACGAGATCGGGGTGCACGGGCAGCGGGTGGAGATCTGGCTCAACGGAGTGAAGATCAACGACTACACCAGCACCCGGAACATCGCCAACGGCTACATCGGCGTACAGAACGACGGCGCCGGGATGGACATCAACTACCGCAACATCCGGATCAAGGCCGAGGGCGGCAACCCGCCGCAGCCCACCGCCGACCTGGCCCAGGGCAAGCCGACCAGCGCCTCCAGCGTCGAGGCCGGCAGCCCGCACGTGGCGGCGAACGCGGTGGACAACAACCCGGCCACCCGCTGGGGCAGCCTCTCCGCCGACCCGCAGTGGATCTCGGTCGACCTGGGCGCGACGTACAACCTGAACCGGGTGCGGCTGAACTGGGAGACGGCGTACGGCCGGGCGTACCAGATCCAGACCTCGGCCAACAACAGCACCTGGACCACGGTGCACTCGACCACCACGTCGGACGGCGGCGTCGACGACGTCACCCTCACCGGCACCGGGCGCTACGTCCGGGTGTACGGCACCCAGCGCGCCACCGCCTGGGGCTACTCGCTGTGGGACCTCAACGTGTACGGCACCCCGGTCACCGGCACCCCGTCGCTGCTGTCGGCGGGTCGGCCGACCGCCGCCTCCACCGTCGAGACCGGCAGCGGGCACGTGGCCGGCAACGCCGTCGACGGCAATCCGGCCACCCGCTGGGGCAGCGCCTACGCCGATCCGCAGTGGATCTCGGTCGACCTCGGCGCCAGCCGCTCGATCAGCCGGGTACGGCTGAACTGGGAGGCCGCGTACGGCCGGGCGTACCAGATCCAGACCTCGCCCGACGGCACCACCTGGACCACCGTGCACTCGACCACCGCCTCCGACGGCGGCGTCGACGACGTCACCCTCACCGGCACCGGGCGCTACGTCCGGGTGTACGGCACCCAGCGCGCCCTGACCCCCTACGGCTACTCGCTCTGGGAGTTCGAGGTCTACGGCGCCTGA